A stretch of Clostridium formicaceticum DNA encodes these proteins:
- a CDS encoding UDP-N-acetylglucosamine 1-carboxyvinyltransferase yields the protein MEKLIIEGGKKLQGKVEVSGFKNAAVAIIPATVLAADVCTIENLPNISDVEILSKLLVDLGAKVVKKEPRTLEIDTREVSNCFIDYESAKDLRASYYFLGAALGRFKKARVVYPGGCCIGNRPIDQHVKGFEAMGAKVHIEHGIISVEAEKLVGAEIYLDVASVGATINIMLAATMAEGVTVIENAAKEPHIVDVANFLNCMGAKVRGAGTDTIKIQGVKRLGGCQHSVIPDQIEAGTYMIAAAATGGDVLINNVIPKHLEAITAKLREMGVEVIENGESLRVRAMHPLKNVNIKTLVYPGFPTDLQQPMSSLLTIAKGTGVITETIFEGRFKHVDELKRMGANIKVEGRVAIIQGVKKLMGAKVAASDLRAGAALIVAALMAEGETEIENVHYIYRGYDQICEKFTTLGAKISKTY from the coding sequence ATGGAAAAATTAATCATTGAAGGCGGGAAGAAACTACAGGGAAAAGTTGAAGTTAGTGGTTTTAAAAATGCAGCAGTAGCAATTATACCTGCAACAGTATTAGCGGCGGATGTTTGTACTATAGAAAACCTGCCAAACATTAGTGATGTCGAGATATTGTCGAAACTGCTAGTAGATTTAGGAGCAAAAGTTGTAAAAAAAGAGCCAAGAACTTTAGAAATTGATACTAGAGAAGTAAGTAACTGTTTTATAGACTATGAATCCGCCAAAGATTTAAGGGCGTCTTACTACTTTTTAGGAGCTGCTTTGGGGCGTTTTAAAAAAGCAAGAGTCGTATACCCAGGAGGGTGTTGTATAGGTAACAGGCCTATAGATCAACATGTTAAAGGATTTGAAGCAATGGGAGCGAAGGTTCATATTGAGCACGGCATTATTTCTGTAGAAGCTGAAAAGCTAGTAGGAGCAGAGATTTATTTAGACGTGGCTAGTGTTGGCGCTACTATTAATATTATGTTAGCAGCTACCATGGCAGAGGGTGTGACGGTTATTGAGAATGCTGCAAAGGAACCGCACATAGTAGATGTTGCCAATTTTTTAAATTGTATGGGAGCAAAGGTTCGAGGGGCTGGTACCGATACAATTAAAATACAAGGTGTAAAAAGGCTAGGAGGTTGCCAGCATAGTGTTATACCGGATCAGATAGAAGCAGGGACCTATATGATTGCTGCTGCTGCTACGGGAGGAGACGTGTTGATAAATAACGTTATTCCTAAACATTTGGAAGCCATTACTGCAAAACTGAGGGAGATGGGAGTAGAGGTAATAGAAAACGGAGAATCTCTTCGTGTCAGAGCAATGCACCCTTTAAAAAATGTTAATATAAAAACATTGGTTTATCCTGGATTTCCTACAGATTTACAACAGCCTATGAGCAGTTTGCTAACAATTGCAAAAGGTACAGGTGTTATAACAGAAACCATTTTTGAAGGAAGATTTAAGCATGTGGACGAATTAAAAAGAATGGGAGCGAATATAAAGGTTGAAGGAAGAGTGGCGATTATTCAGGGCGTAAAAAAATTGATGGGAGCAAAGGTTGCAGCTTCCGACTTAAGGGCTGGAGCAGCTTTGATCGTAGCAGCCTTAATGGCAGAGGGTGAGACAGAAATTGAAAATGTTCATTATATCTACAGAGGGTATGATCAAATTTGCGAGAAATTTACA
- the yycI gene encoding two-component system regulatory protein YycI: MDWSKAKNALIVAFILTNIFLVYHIQKDMFNKGDLQIISDTYIKNAESYLVDNGLKLAIEIPREIISLPVLMVKYKVFDPYELAKNFLGENFEVLEENIYRAGNKQLQIISNKKFIYKNVVEEENYALAEEAAIDISNQFLQQHNFLQHGLVLKQIYFGVVEDFGEMPLYKLVYHQTYKNRFLGESYIHVYVRHKEVVGIEAMLLEQENVYGQKKRVIPATEALLRKMNEILQDNVYDKNITVKEMEIGYYFNPADFNFATWDTIISGTAFPAWKIVLDNGKTYYVDALKD, from the coding sequence ATGGACTGGTCAAAGGCAAAAAATGCATTGATTGTTGCCTTTATTTTAACAAATATCTTCCTTGTTTATCATATACAAAAAGATATGTTTAATAAAGGGGACCTTCAGATCATCAGTGATACCTACATAAAAAATGCAGAAAGTTATTTAGTAGACAACGGATTAAAGTTGGCTATAGAAATTCCTAGAGAAATTATTTCACTACCGGTGTTGATGGTAAAATATAAAGTTTTTGATCCTTATGAATTAGCTAAAAACTTTCTAGGGGAAAACTTCGAGGTGCTGGAGGAAAATATCTATAGAGCAGGGAATAAACAACTGCAAATTATTAGCAACAAAAAGTTTATTTATAAAAATGTTGTTGAAGAAGAAAACTATGCCCTTGCCGAAGAAGCGGCTATTGACATAAGCAATCAATTTCTCCAACAGCACAACTTTCTTCAGCATGGTTTAGTATTAAAACAGATATACTTTGGTGTTGTTGAAGATTTTGGAGAGATGCCCCTATATAAACTAGTATATCATCAAACCTATAAAAATAGGTTTTTAGGTGAAAGTTATATTCATGTTTATGTTAGGCATAAAGAAGTTGTAGGAATAGAAGCTATGCTGCTGGAGCAAGAAAATGTTTATGGTCAAAAGAAAAGAGTGATACCAGCAACAGAAGCTCTTCTAAGAAAAATGAATGAAATTTTACAGGATAATGTATATGATAAAAATATCACAGTAAAAGAAATGGAAATAGGATACTATTTTAACCCTGCAGATTTCAACTTTGCTACATGGGATACCATTATATCTGGAACGGCTTTCCCAGCGTGGAAAATTGTGCTAGATAATGGAAAAACCTATTATGTAGACGCTTTAAAAGATTAA
- the yycH gene encoding two-component system activity regulator YycH, protein MNREQTKTLILAMLIIMSIVFTQKIWFYSPIKILQSEASFKEQQTAKIIETRNQLIVPERAEVSFGNSYYTTISSDIEKIWEASKNILSQYFTEEVEVIPITLEKYKENSRLKSVELEFGKNIPSVLVASIFDTVDNKIVNGIKEIRKILIPSLNRGVIYIIGKDNNVFEVRTQAYQESRQLFNFLDELQSMNYIRYYPLFIDVENPTLMPLSYENPIPEIFVESQIDVTNETMITEKVKSFFDDNLDFVKTIKETSGAIVFMYGYGEKGVRINSRGRLEYSEEIGSISSSNVMTALDTAIEFILQQERDFPEGAYLKEIRQDNKGYYLGFGYRMNGLPVAFHSNNIVHPIEVEVYGNKVRYYRTFIRRKMNFPDAPIKGNVLLPQQIIEEHIDLLKNNYLKDNNIEEQRDDKEILSYIERNITKVEILYYDTVENNRNQLLEPAWRIKIAEREYYFNTYDGELLYSGLVN, encoded by the coding sequence ATGAATAGGGAACAAACAAAAACCCTTATATTAGCCATGTTGATTATAATGAGCATTGTATTCACTCAAAAAATATGGTTTTATTCTCCTATAAAAATACTACAATCAGAAGCTTCATTTAAAGAACAACAAACAGCAAAAATCATAGAAACCCGCAACCAGCTAATTGTACCAGAAAGAGCTGAAGTTAGTTTTGGAAATAGCTATTATACCACGATCTCTTCTGATATAGAAAAGATTTGGGAAGCTAGTAAAAATATTTTGTCTCAGTACTTCACGGAAGAGGTAGAAGTGATTCCTATCACTTTAGAAAAATACAAAGAAAATAGCAGACTGAAGTCTGTAGAATTGGAGTTTGGAAAAAATATACCTTCCGTTTTAGTGGCTTCTATTTTTGATACAGTAGATAATAAAATTGTTAATGGTATTAAGGAAATTAGAAAAATTTTAATACCTAGTTTGAACAGAGGCGTTATTTATATAATTGGTAAGGATAACAATGTTTTTGAGGTTAGAACACAAGCCTATCAGGAAAGTAGACAACTATTTAATTTTTTAGATGAACTCCAAAGCATGAATTATATAAGATATTATCCTCTATTTATTGATGTAGAAAACCCTACCTTGATGCCTCTGAGCTACGAGAATCCTATCCCTGAAATTTTTGTAGAAAGCCAAATAGATGTCACGAATGAAACCATGATTACTGAAAAGGTGAAGAGCTTTTTTGATGACAATCTAGATTTTGTCAAAACCATAAAAGAAACCAGCGGGGCCATTGTATTTATGTATGGATATGGAGAGAAGGGTGTTCGAATTAATAGTAGAGGTCGACTAGAGTATAGTGAAGAAATAGGTTCTATCTCTAGCAGTAACGTGATGACCGCTTTGGATACTGCTATTGAGTTTATATTGCAACAGGAGAGAGACTTTCCAGAGGGGGCATATCTGAAAGAAATTAGGCAAGACAACAAAGGGTATTACCTTGGGTTTGGTTATAGGATGAATGGATTGCCAGTTGCCTTTCATAGTAATAATATAGTACATCCCATAGAAGTAGAGGTTTATGGTAATAAAGTAAGGTATTATCGAACTTTTATCAGAAGAAAGATGAATTTTCCCGACGCTCCAATAAAGGGTAACGTATTATTACCTCAACAGATTATTGAAGAACATATTGATTTATTAAAGAACAATTATTTAAAGGATAATAATATAGAAGAACAAAGGGATGATAAGGAAATACTGAGCTACATAGAGAGAAATATCACAAAAGTTGAGATTCTTTACTATGATACGGTAGAAAACAATAGAAATCAATTATTGGAACCTGCGTGGAGAATCAAAATAGCTGAAAGAGAATACTACTTTAATACTTATGACGGTGAATTACTATATAGTGGCCTTGTAAATTAA
- a CDS encoding ATP-binding protein, translating to MFKSIRFKSITIYFLLVFIAMVIVGVFIIQQFEQYHLGVVRGNLTQIANSVMKTLEEIDWQNNKEEIQKNIAPYEKMGMEIYVIEKNNDFTIISSTNLSYWNQNAMYILESDLILAAFHGEIKESDIVSQQEGQRSSKNMVFPLYDEHSRITGIIYLRQNLEDIYNTLDQSKFIITRATILALLITIILGYFIAKSITGPINDVTIKAEKMAKGDFDQVVEVKSDDEIGQLANMFNHLTARLKAVLQEISNEKKKMDTIINNMADGLIATTAEGKIIHANPVAIEMLKIDGKTLKKKSFDEVFLPLNNKLTLNYLSTQEKWYGNEIIDMQEGVKLRAKYAPIIREDDYLEGIVVLLQDVTEYEKLENMRKEFVANVSHELKTPLTTIKSYTETLLDGAMEDKGLATQFLGVVVSEADRMTRLVQDLLQLSNLDYKQGKWNKKEININDIVKSAVLKLEVSAKNKRQHFVHTSYDDEIYVFADKDKMEQVLLNILSNAIKYTAEEGKIEVQVQLKSSYVQIIIRDNGIGIPKEDLPRIFERFYRVDKARSREMGGTGLGLSIAKQIIEAHKGAIEIFSEEKKQGTRVVITLPTTNEGLALN from the coding sequence ATGTTTAAAAGTATAAGGTTCAAATCGATTACGATATATTTTTTATTAGTATTTATTGCAATGGTGATTGTAGGTGTTTTTATTATACAACAGTTTGAACAGTATCACTTAGGGGTTGTTAGGGGAAATCTTACGCAAATAGCGAATAGTGTCATGAAAACATTGGAGGAAATAGATTGGCAGAATAATAAGGAGGAAATACAAAAAAATATTGCTCCCTATGAAAAAATGGGCATGGAAATTTATGTAATAGAAAAAAACAATGATTTTACGATTATTTCTAGTACCAATTTATCTTACTGGAATCAAAATGCTATGTATATACTAGAATCTGATTTGATATTAGCAGCATTTCATGGAGAAATTAAGGAGAGCGATATTGTATCGCAGCAAGAAGGACAGAGAAGTTCAAAAAATATGGTATTTCCCTTGTATGATGAACATAGCCGTATTACAGGAATTATTTATCTACGACAAAACCTTGAAGATATCTATAATACGTTAGATCAGTCAAAATTTATTATAACAAGAGCAACCATATTAGCACTACTGATTACCATTATATTGGGCTATTTTATAGCTAAGAGCATCACAGGGCCTATTAACGATGTAACTATCAAGGCAGAAAAAATGGCAAAAGGAGACTTCGATCAGGTAGTAGAGGTAAAGTCTGATGATGAAATAGGACAACTTGCTAATATGTTTAATCATTTAACCGCCCGTTTAAAGGCTGTACTGCAAGAAATATCTAATGAAAAGAAAAAAATGGATACAATTATTAACAATATGGCAGACGGATTAATAGCGACTACTGCAGAAGGTAAAATTATTCATGCGAATCCAGTGGCTATAGAAATGTTAAAGATAGATGGAAAAACTTTGAAGAAAAAAAGCTTCGATGAAGTTTTTTTACCCTTAAATAATAAATTAACGTTAAATTACTTAAGTACGCAGGAAAAATGGTATGGTAACGAAATCATTGATATGCAAGAAGGCGTAAAGCTTAGGGCAAAATATGCCCCGATTATAAGAGAAGATGATTACTTAGAAGGAATTGTTGTATTACTACAGGATGTTACAGAGTATGAAAAATTAGAAAATATGAGAAAAGAATTTGTTGCAAATGTATCTCATGAACTAAAAACTCCTTTAACAACCATTAAAAGTTATACAGAGACATTATTAGATGGGGCAATGGAGGATAAGGGCTTAGCAACACAGTTTTTGGGGGTCGTAGTAAGTGAAGCTGATCGTATGACGAGGTTGGTACAGGACTTATTACAATTATCTAATTTGGATTATAAGCAAGGGAAGTGGAACAAAAAGGAAATCAATATAAATGATATTGTAAAAAGTGCGGTACTAAAACTAGAGGTTTCAGCCAAAAATAAAAGACAACACTTTGTGCATACCAGTTACGATGATGAGATCTATGTGTTTGCTGATAAGGATAAAATGGAACAAGTGCTTTTAAATATTCTTAGTAATGCCATTAAATATACTGCAGAAGAGGGAAAAATAGAAGTACAGGTTCAACTAAAAAGTAGTTATGTTCAAATCATTATCAGAGATAATGGCATTGGTATACCTAAAGAAGACTTACCAAGAATTTTTGAAAGATTTTATCGTGTAGATAAGGCTCGTTCAAGAGAAATGGGAGGTACAGGATTAGGTTTGTCTATTGCAAAACAAATCATAGAGGCGCATAAAGGTGCTATAGAAATTTTTAGTGAAGAAAAAAAACAAGGTACAAGGGTTGTGATTACTTTACCAACAACAAATGAGGGTTTAGCATTGAATTAA
- the yycF gene encoding response regulator YycF — protein MEAKILIVEDEKPIADILKYNLEKEGYKIEIAYDGEEALHKVTQKNPDLILLDVMLPKLDGFQVCRKIRECFSTPILMLTAKEEEVDKVLGLEMGADDYVTKPFSMRELLARVKANLRRKDTKIGEKNNAIITSGGLVIDFNKYEVKKDNLVVELTSREFELLKFLSMQSEQVFSREQLLKEVWGYEYYGDIRTVDVTIRRLREKVEDYASSPKYILTKRGVGYYFRRA, from the coding sequence ATGGAGGCAAAAATATTAATCGTAGAAGACGAGAAACCGATAGCAGACATTTTAAAATATAATCTAGAGAAGGAAGGTTACAAGATTGAAATAGCCTATGATGGAGAGGAAGCTTTACATAAAGTAACGCAAAAAAATCCGGATCTTATTTTATTAGATGTTATGCTTCCAAAACTAGATGGCTTCCAAGTATGCAGAAAGATTAGGGAATGTTTTTCAACACCAATATTGATGTTAACGGCTAAAGAGGAAGAAGTAGATAAGGTGCTGGGCTTAGAGATGGGAGCAGATGATTATGTAACAAAACCCTTTAGCATGAGGGAGTTATTAGCTAGGGTTAAGGCGAATCTAAGACGCAAAGACACAAAGATTGGTGAAAAAAACAACGCAATCATTACATCAGGGGGATTAGTGATTGATTTTAATAAATACGAGGTAAAAAAAGATAATCTTGTGGTGGAATTAACTTCAAGAGAATTTGAGCTTTTAAAGTTTTTATCTATGCAATCAGAGCAGGTGTTTTCTAGGGAACAGCTTTTAAAAGAGGTATGGGGGTATGAATACTACGGAGATATAAGAACGGTGGATGTGACGATAAGAAGACTCAGAGAAAAGGTGGAAGATTATGCTAGTAGTCCTAAGTATATACTGACGAAAAGAGGAGTGGGTTATTACTTTAGGAGGGCATAA
- a CDS encoding peptidase MA family metallohydrolase: protein MTRVEKKKNLSIKFLVFCIALLGIGFLSYLQQQNNITTAFRPMLRNVENKVISYRTRSYDFITTDHFIIRYDDGIHQEVVDLVAMTAEDKYAEVIKAFEYKLEEKVMIVLYDDVEALMNITMLGRGIPPMGVYYGNSIHLLNPSHWIKDDEDMEATFYFEGPLLHELVHLFTDHVGKGNFPVWFTEGVSLYFEYRVDGYEWGKEVVELDYTIEMLRDEFYALDEYLAYTQSFRIVRNFVENHGEEALIEVIKSLGEGKHLQNFIHLF from the coding sequence ATGACTCGTGTAGAAAAAAAGAAAAATCTTTCTATAAAATTTTTAGTTTTTTGTATAGCTTTGTTAGGAATAGGATTTTTATCCTATCTTCAACAACAAAATAATATAACAACTGCTTTTCGTCCTATGCTGAGAAATGTTGAAAATAAAGTAATCTCCTATAGAACCCGTAGCTATGATTTTATTACCACAGACCATTTCATTATTCGATATGACGATGGTATCCATCAGGAGGTTGTAGATTTAGTAGCAATGACAGCGGAAGATAAATATGCAGAAGTTATAAAGGCTTTTGAATATAAACTTGAAGAAAAAGTGATGATCGTATTATATGATGATGTGGAAGCTCTCATGAACATAACGATGTTGGGAAGGGGAATACCTCCAATGGGTGTTTATTATGGGAATAGTATTCATCTTTTAAACCCAAGTCACTGGATAAAAGATGATGAAGATATGGAAGCAACTTTTTACTTTGAAGGACCTTTATTGCATGAATTAGTGCACCTATTTACTGACCATGTTGGAAAGGGAAATTTTCCAGTTTGGTTTACGGAAGGTGTAAGTCTTTATTTTGAGTATAGGGTGGATGGTTACGAATGGGGTAAAGAAGTTGTAGAATTAGATTATACAATAGAAATGCTGAGGGATGAATTTTATGCATTGGATGAATACCTGGCATATACCCAGTCTTTTAGAATCGTGCGAAATTTTGTAGAAAACCATGGAGAAGAAGCTTTAATAGAGGTCATAAAATCTTTAGGTGAAGGAAAACATTTACAAAATTTCATCCACTTGTTTTGA
- a CDS encoding S8 family peptidase, protein MFSYSNIVEDLVIERLINSNGEHIPVIITGDACECEDLEKCIKELGGVVKHKLPIINAVAAYIPPVGVRSVAREKTINKVHFDDMVFKLMDVASVTVASDYANEHGLTGKGVTVAVVDTGVHPHSDLTTPNNRIIGFVDFVDKKTTPYDDDGHGTHVAGIVAGNGFSSQGKYMGIAPDANIVGVKVLNKDGGGNISDVIAGIQWVIDNKQRYNIKVMTLSLGTKAKVSYREDPLCQAVDKAASHGITVVVAAGNSGPEASTINSPAISPNTIAVGACNDRTAKIPSDCKIADFSSRGPTPDGLKKPDILAPGVNINSLSNKGNGYHSLSGTSMATPIVAGCAALLYENNGNLTPAQVKRMMTESCVNLGYGSEVQGAGLLDIKDIMNRSNISPQPPRKVPQDRQQSSKGIFSIFDGWFFVILIVILILIL, encoded by the coding sequence GTGTTTAGTTATTCAAATATTGTGGAAGATCTTGTCATTGAAAGGTTAATAAATTCTAATGGAGAACACATCCCTGTTATTATCACTGGAGATGCCTGTGAATGTGAGGATTTAGAAAAATGTATCAAAGAGCTGGGTGGAGTTGTTAAACATAAACTACCTATCATTAACGCTGTAGCTGCCTATATTCCTCCTGTTGGCGTAAGAAGTGTTGCTAGGGAGAAAACCATCAATAAGGTTCATTTTGATGATATGGTATTTAAGTTAATGGATGTGGCCTCAGTTACAGTAGCTTCAGACTATGCCAACGAGCATGGCCTTACGGGTAAAGGTGTTACAGTAGCTGTAGTAGATACCGGGGTACACCCCCATAGTGATTTAACCACGCCTAATAATCGTATCATAGGGTTTGTAGATTTTGTGGATAAAAAAACAACGCCTTACGATGACGATGGCCATGGTACCCATGTGGCAGGAATTGTTGCCGGAAATGGATTTTCCTCTCAGGGAAAGTACATGGGTATTGCTCCTGATGCCAACATTGTCGGCGTTAAAGTATTGAACAAAGATGGAGGAGGTAATATTTCCGATGTCATTGCTGGTATACAATGGGTCATTGATAATAAACAGCGGTATAATATTAAAGTAATGACGTTATCGCTAGGTACTAAAGCCAAGGTTTCCTATAGAGAAGATCCTTTATGCCAGGCTGTTGATAAAGCTGCAAGTCATGGTATTACAGTGGTTGTAGCTGCTGGAAATAGTGGTCCTGAAGCTTCTACTATTAATTCTCCTGCTATTAGTCCTAACACGATTGCAGTAGGAGCATGCAATGATCGTACTGCAAAGATCCCAAGTGATTGTAAAATCGCTGACTTTTCCAGTAGAGGTCCTACACCAGATGGCTTAAAGAAACCAGATATTTTGGCCCCTGGTGTAAATATTAACTCTTTAAGTAATAAAGGTAATGGTTATCACAGCTTATCAGGAACTTCTATGGCTACTCCTATTGTAGCTGGCTGTGCTGCTTTACTATATGAAAACAATGGTAATCTTACCCCAGCACAGGTTAAAAGAATGATGACAGAAAGCTGCGTAAATCTAGGTTATGGCTCAGAAGTTCAAGGGGCAGGTTTATTAGATATTAAAGACATCATGAATAGATCAAATATATCCCCTCAACCGCCAAGAAAAGTACCTCAAGATAGACAGCAAAGCTCAAAAGGCATATTTTCCATATTTGACGGCTGGTTTTTTGTGATCCTAATTGTGATATTGATTTTGATCTTATAA
- a CDS encoding M23 family metallopeptidase — MEIYQRIVSICEKTRHRAENLLKNKVDKKAATYTVIICTIIAIGFMLTAGKAYEAQLNGKVLAVVKHQDEFTEAIEDVKKEVQTLYGHEFLVPNDIEWVETKAKKQALTDKEAIINNIKRLLDMKVKAIAIVIDGTEVAFVRDELTADAILGEVKNLFADKEMEYNYIGFNEKVELKEVGVNLADVKNKEEVFQLMTKGTDEVKSHEVASGESAWIIAQRYNLSIEDIAAANPNINPERLQIGQEISLVVPKPYVTVVTKEYIELVETIPFETEHVETESLYKGDKKITVQGEEGKKEIKGYLVKENGVFTQQEIIEEIILQEPTTRVIAEGVKERPATVATGSFIRPTRGTLTSGFGTRWGRRHEGIDIGASTGTPITSADAGRVSFAGMQGAYGNLVIIDHENGYQTYYAHASKLLVKKGDRVFKGQEIAKVGSTGRSTGPHLHFEVRKNGVPTNPLQFVKY, encoded by the coding sequence ATGGAAATTTACCAAAGAATTGTAAGTATTTGTGAAAAAACAAGGCATCGTGCTGAAAATTTACTTAAAAATAAAGTCGATAAAAAAGCTGCTACATATACGGTAATTATATGCACTATCATCGCTATAGGGTTTATGCTGACTGCAGGAAAGGCTTACGAGGCACAATTAAATGGTAAGGTATTAGCTGTTGTAAAGCATCAAGATGAATTTACTGAAGCTATAGAGGATGTAAAAAAAGAAGTTCAAACCTTATATGGCCATGAATTTCTTGTTCCAAACGATATTGAATGGGTAGAAACGAAAGCTAAAAAACAAGCATTGACAGATAAGGAAGCTATTATCAATAACATAAAAAGGCTGCTGGACATGAAGGTAAAGGCAATTGCTATCGTCATTGATGGAACAGAGGTAGCTTTTGTGAGAGATGAATTAACTGCCGATGCTATCTTAGGGGAAGTAAAGAACCTATTTGCTGATAAAGAGATGGAATATAATTATATCGGATTTAATGAAAAGGTAGAGCTTAAAGAAGTTGGCGTAAACCTTGCAGATGTTAAAAACAAAGAAGAAGTTTTTCAACTGATGACAAAAGGTACGGATGAAGTAAAAAGTCATGAAGTGGCTTCTGGAGAAAGCGCTTGGATTATAGCACAGCGATATAACCTGTCAATAGAAGATATTGCTGCAGCGAATCCTAATATTAATCCAGAGCGTCTTCAAATCGGTCAAGAAATCAGTTTGGTTGTGCCGAAACCCTATGTAACAGTAGTAACAAAGGAATACATTGAATTAGTAGAAACCATTCCCTTTGAAACAGAACATGTAGAGACAGAATCTCTTTATAAAGGGGATAAGAAGATTACTGTACAGGGAGAAGAAGGCAAGAAAGAGATCAAGGGTTATTTGGTAAAAGAAAATGGTGTTTTTACCCAGCAAGAGATCATAGAAGAGATTATCTTACAAGAGCCTACTACAAGGGTAATAGCGGAGGGTGTAAAGGAAAGACCAGCTACCGTCGCCACAGGAAGCTTTATACGACCAACGAGAGGTACTTTAACCTCTGGTTTTGGGACACGATGGGGAAGAAGGCATGAAGGCATTGATATTGGTGCATCTACTGGAACTCCTATAACATCTGCTGATGCAGGAAGGGTTTCTTTTGCAGGAATGCAAGGAGCTTACGGAAATCTTGTGATTATAGATCATGAAAATGGATATCAAACTTATTATGCTCATGCCAGTAAGCTTTTAGTAAAAAAAGGTGACAGAGTGTTTAAAGGACAGGAAATTGCTAAGGTAGGAAGCACTGGAAGAAGTACAGGACCTCATTTGCATTTTGAGGTAAGAAAAAACGGTGTACCTACTAATCCATTACAGTTTGTAAAATATTAA